A window from Alkalicoccobacillus plakortidis encodes these proteins:
- a CDS encoding MarR family winged helix-turn-helix transcriptional regulator: MDNEILKLENQICFKMYTAEREIMKMYRTLLEELNVTYSQYLVLLVLWEKNANTVKELGEKLLLDSGTLTPMLKRMESHGLLKRKRSVEDERSVIITLTAEGEALKQKATRIPSQLVENLSLEFEDYKKLDELLTTFLKHVKK; encoded by the coding sequence GTGGATAACGAGATACTAAAGCTAGAAAATCAAATCTGCTTTAAGATGTACACGGCAGAACGTGAAATAATGAAGATGTACCGTACTTTATTAGAGGAACTAAATGTAACCTATTCACAATATCTTGTGTTACTAGTCTTATGGGAAAAAAATGCGAACACAGTTAAAGAATTAGGAGAAAAGCTATTGCTCGATTCAGGAACCTTAACGCCGATGTTAAAACGAATGGAAAGTCATGGACTCTTAAAAAGAAAGCGGTCGGTTGAGGATGAGCGCAGTGTTATTATTACACTAACAGCTGAGGGAGAAGCATTAAAACAAAAAGCGACACGTATACCATCACAATTAGTAGAGAATCTATCTCTAGAATTCGAGGACTACAAAAAGCTAGATGAGCTACTTACGACATTCCTCAAGCATGTTAAAAAATAA
- a CDS encoding aldo/keto reductase, translating into MKTFNIKGTDLHVSNIIMGNMRINNLTLKETETLIHTAQESGINFFDHADIYGGGSCEEQFSKALSMDKNVREKMILQSKCGIRRGATGYYDFSKDHILSSVDNILKRLQTDYLDILLLHRPDPLMEPEEVAEAFDQLHESGKVRHFGVSNHNPMQIELLQKSLNQKLVVNQVQFSLAHTPLIDSGVSLNMNTENAVNRDSSTLEYCRLNDISLQAWSPFQTGFFDGVFVGDHQRFPTLNKVLERLATKYDVTPTTIAVAWITRHPANIQVVLGTTNAGRLQESAAGSDIPLTREEWYELYAAADNMIP; encoded by the coding sequence TTGAAAACATTTAACATAAAAGGAACCGATCTACATGTATCCAATATTATCATGGGCAATATGCGAATTAACAATCTTACACTAAAAGAAACGGAAACATTGATTCATACAGCACAGGAATCGGGTATTAACTTTTTTGATCATGCAGATATCTATGGTGGAGGCAGTTGTGAAGAACAGTTTTCGAAAGCGCTTTCTATGGATAAAAATGTGAGAGAAAAAATGATTCTTCAGAGTAAATGTGGGATTAGAAGAGGGGCGACTGGTTATTATGACTTTTCTAAGGACCATATCCTGTCATCCGTTGACAATATCTTAAAAAGACTGCAAACGGATTATTTGGACATTTTGTTGCTACATCGTCCAGATCCGTTAATGGAACCAGAAGAAGTAGCAGAAGCGTTTGATCAACTACATGAGTCTGGAAAGGTACGTCATTTTGGTGTATCTAATCATAATCCAATGCAAATTGAGCTGTTACAAAAGAGCTTAAATCAAAAACTAGTGGTGAACCAGGTTCAATTCAGCTTAGCGCATACACCATTAATTGATTCCGGTGTGTCCTTAAATATGAACACAGAAAATGCAGTCAATAGAGATAGCAGCACACTGGAGTATTGCCGATTAAACGATATCTCGCTACAAGCATGGTCGCCATTCCAAACGGGATTCTTTGATGGGGTCTTTGTAGGTGATCATCAGCGTTTTCCTACATTAAACAAAGTGCTTGAGCGCTTAGCCACTAAATATGATGTCACTCCAACCACCATTGCAGTCGCGTGGATCACACGCCACCCAGCAAACATTCAAGTGGTACTTGGCACAACAAATGCGGGTCGTCTGCAAGAGTCCGCAGCAGGATCAGACATTCCATTAACAAGAGAAGAATGGTATGAGTTGTACGCGGCGGCAGACAATATGATCCCATAA
- a CDS encoding HTH domain-containing protein: MSHRKVVVDLHEKRKQLIDFLLKQNQGYVSAATLADMLNVTDRTIRNYIKDINENFSDIVIVSSPQGYAMMSDDSQGNQEEVDLTNKEPEEAILEFEIIQFLMNRDEYTTYEELAEAFYYSPQTIRSRMQKLTINIYSLGIDVSIDTRVFKGIKLAWNRNAKKNPT; this comes from the coding sequence TTGAGTCATAGAAAGGTTGTGGTTGATTTGCATGAAAAACGTAAACAATTAATTGACTTTCTATTAAAGCAAAACCAAGGTTACGTATCGGCTGCAACGTTAGCAGACATGTTAAACGTTACAGATCGAACCATTCGTAATTATATAAAAGATATTAATGAGAACTTCAGTGATATCGTCATCGTCTCATCTCCTCAAGGATATGCAATGATGTCTGACGATAGCCAAGGAAATCAAGAGGAGGTTGATCTAACAAATAAGGAACCTGAAGAGGCTATTCTTGAGTTTGAAATCATCCAATTCTTAATGAATAGAGATGAATACACTACTTATGAAGAGCTAGCAGAAGCCTTTTATTATTCGCCACAAACGATTCGAAGTCGTATGCAGAAGCTCACGATAAACATTTATTCTCTAGGAATTGATGTATCAATTGATACTAGGGTGTTTAAGGGGATTAAACTAGCTTGGAACAGAAATGCAAAAAAGAATCCTACTTGA